One window from the genome of Echinicola vietnamensis DSM 17526 encodes:
- a CDS encoding RagB/SusD family nutrient uptake outer membrane protein produces MKKLPYKLTTLAMVLSLMATVSCSEYLDAPLENKILAEQTDYSQSQNMILLLNGAYSEFYGFQWETFPLISVRGDDVDPAGDQQVLFDTDEFNYGRSFWIYNSTWLNFYSDIMYWNGAIEEIQKYQEAGASASNAAQYIAEIKVMKGYNLLQLARLWNNILIPPSSDPNDLYEVELTPFNEVMQYISDQMDEAMPNLPNVRPNQRTDITGGVTRYTALAIKALANLEMGNYQATAEATGQIISSGEFMLENDYYQLFKIPGKLNNENLLEFQYSDFGAESGTSEKFPWQVYGPQAVGWQPAVPGSSGGWGFWEPTEKYVKFMLDRNDRKRLETTVLFTPDGISAIEADPDYANLPNWVTNVTPDGDTFGNAPRYNFLSGKHYLPTTQLTPGRFNYGENKNMIAIRYAEILLVHAEALVSGASSSVMSADEAVNAVRSRANLTPLNGVTLNEVLDEKFAEFGMEWGVRFFDLVRHGQTSELNYEGRSYQESDRFLPYPLDQVDILPQLQEASNQ; encoded by the coding sequence ATGAAAAAATTACCATATAAACTGACCACCTTGGCCATGGTTTTATCCCTTATGGCCACCGTATCCTGCAGTGAATACCTTGATGCACCGCTGGAAAACAAGATTTTGGCAGAACAAACCGATTATAGCCAATCCCAAAACATGATACTCCTGCTGAACGGAGCCTACTCGGAATTCTATGGATTCCAATGGGAAACCTTCCCGCTCATTTCGGTTAGGGGCGATGATGTCGACCCTGCCGGTGATCAGCAGGTTTTGTTCGATACAGATGAGTTCAATTATGGCAGAAGCTTTTGGATTTATAATTCCACGTGGCTCAACTTCTATTCCGATATCATGTATTGGAACGGTGCCATTGAAGAGATCCAAAAATACCAAGAAGCAGGAGCAAGTGCCTCCAACGCAGCCCAATACATCGCTGAGATAAAAGTCATGAAAGGCTATAACCTCCTGCAACTGGCGAGGCTTTGGAACAATATCCTTATTCCTCCTTCCTCTGACCCAAATGATCTCTACGAGGTAGAACTTACCCCTTTCAATGAGGTCATGCAGTACATCTCTGATCAGATGGACGAGGCCATGCCCAACTTGCCCAATGTTCGTCCAAACCAACGCACAGACATCACTGGGGGCGTTACCCGCTATACAGCCCTCGCGATCAAAGCATTGGCAAACTTGGAAATGGGAAATTACCAGGCAACAGCTGAGGCGACGGGACAAATCATCAGCAGCGGGGAATTTATGCTAGAGAATGACTATTATCAGCTTTTCAAGATTCCCGGCAAGCTGAACAATGAAAATCTATTGGAATTCCAATACTCTGATTTTGGAGCGGAAAGCGGGACTTCTGAGAAATTCCCTTGGCAAGTTTATGGTCCGCAGGCAGTGGGCTGGCAACCAGCCGTACCAGGATCAAGCGGCGGATGGGGATTTTGGGAGCCTACCGAAAAATACGTCAAGTTCATGCTGGACAGAAATGACCGGAAGCGACTGGAAACCACGGTGCTGTTTACGCCGGATGGCATCAGTGCCATCGAGGCAGATCCCGATTATGCTAATTTGCCTAACTGGGTCACCAATGTCACCCCTGATGGAGACACCTTTGGCAATGCCCCTCGATACAACTTCCTCAGTGGCAAACATTACTTGCCCACCACACAGCTGACGCCAGGGAGATTCAATTATGGTGAAAACAAAAATATGATCGCCATCCGGTATGCCGAAATCCTATTGGTTCATGCGGAAGCATTGGTAAGTGGTGCCTCCAGCAGTGTCATGTCTGCAGATGAAGCAGTCAATGCCGTAAGATCACGGGCAAATCTAACCCCTCTGAATGGTGTCACCCTGAATGAGGTGCTGGATGAGAAATTTGCAGAATTTGGCATGGAATGGGGCGTGCGCTTTTTTGACTTGGTAAGGCACGGCCAAACCAGTGAGCTAAACTATGAAGGGCGCTCCTACCAAGAAAGTGACAGGTTTTTACCTTACCCGTTAGATCAGGTAGACATCCTTCCCCAGCTACAAGAAGCTAGCAACCAATAA